In Nocardioides sp. InS609-2, a single genomic region encodes these proteins:
- the hypC gene encoding HypC/HybG/HupF family hydrogenase formation chaperone, with protein sequence MCLGIPGKVVEVSTGTPASWRSSTSRTQRKINIGMLDDPPATETWVLINMGFALETVDEVAAAEAMSGLEMVGRERDG encoded by the coding sequence ATGTGTCTCGGAATCCCCGGCAAGGTCGTCGAAGTCTCGACGGGTACGCCGGCCAGCTGGCGCTCGTCGACGTCGAGGACACAGCGCAAGATCAACATCGGCATGCTCGACGACCCTCCCGCGACGGAGACCTGGGTGCTCATCAACATGGGTTTCGCGCTCGAGACCGTCGACGAGGTCGCCGCGGCCGAGGCGATGAGTGGCCTGGAGATGGTGGGTCGTGAGCGAGATGGCTGA
- a CDS encoding MATE family efflux transporter, whose product MTEQLATSRRREIVGLAVPAFLALVAEPMFLLADAAIIGHLGTSELAGLGVAAAVLQTLVGLCVFLAYGTTASVARRLGAGDVRGALGQGVDGLWLAILIGVPVTILGMLLTTPLVEAFGAGSETTGHAATYLRLALLGTTPLLMMLAATGVLRGLQDTRTPLVVAVAGNGLNIALNLLLVYGVGSINGLGIAGSAIGTVLAQVASAAALVWVVVRAARRENAPLSPDRPGITAAARAAVPLVVRTLTLRAALLVTTYAVVVAGHGRATELATHQLAFTIWTFLAFALDALAIAAQAITGRYLGAGDVIGTRQVTAQMIRWGIGAGVVCGVLLAASSPLLGPLFSDDPRVHDLLVPVLVVAAIGQPVAGIVFVLDGVLIGAGDGRYLAWAGVVVLAMTTPAILVAAFVTHSLVWVWIAFTVVFMGGRCWLLTRRARDDAWLVTGA is encoded by the coding sequence ATGACCGAACAGCTCGCCACCAGTCGGCGCAGGGAGATCGTCGGGCTGGCCGTGCCGGCGTTTCTCGCCCTGGTCGCCGAGCCGATGTTCCTGCTGGCCGACGCGGCCATCATCGGCCACCTGGGCACCAGCGAGCTGGCCGGTCTCGGCGTTGCGGCGGCGGTGCTGCAGACGCTGGTCGGCCTGTGCGTCTTCCTCGCCTACGGCACCACGGCGAGCGTCGCGCGTCGGCTCGGTGCCGGCGACGTGCGCGGCGCGCTCGGCCAGGGCGTCGACGGTCTCTGGCTGGCGATCCTCATCGGTGTCCCGGTGACCATCCTCGGCATGCTGCTCACGACACCGCTCGTCGAGGCTTTCGGCGCCGGCAGCGAGACGACCGGACACGCCGCGACGTACCTCCGGCTCGCCCTCCTCGGCACCACCCCGCTCCTGATGATGCTGGCCGCGACCGGTGTGCTGCGCGGCCTGCAGGACACCCGAACCCCGCTCGTCGTCGCGGTCGCCGGCAACGGGCTCAACATCGCGCTCAACCTGCTGCTCGTGTACGGCGTCGGCAGCATCAACGGTCTCGGCATCGCCGGCTCGGCCATCGGCACGGTGCTGGCCCAGGTTGCGTCGGCCGCCGCCCTCGTCTGGGTCGTGGTCCGCGCGGCCCGTCGCGAGAACGCGCCCCTGTCGCCCGACCGACCCGGCATCACCGCCGCAGCCCGCGCGGCCGTGCCGCTCGTCGTACGCACCCTGACCCTGCGCGCCGCCCTGCTCGTCACGACGTACGCCGTCGTGGTGGCCGGCCACGGCCGGGCGACCGAGCTCGCGACCCATCAGCTGGCCTTCACGATCTGGACCTTCCTGGCCTTCGCGCTCGATGCGCTGGCCATCGCGGCGCAGGCGATCACCGGCCGCTACCTCGGCGCCGGCGACGTCATCGGCACCCGCCAAGTCACCGCGCAGATGATCCGGTGGGGCATCGGCGCGGGCGTGGTCTGCGGCGTACTCCTCGCCGCCAGCAGCCCGCTCCTCGGCCCGCTCTTCAGCGACGACCCACGGGTCCACGACCTGCTCGTGCCGGTGCTCGTCGTGGCGGCGATCGGGCAGCCGGTCGCCGGCATCGTGTTCGTGCTCGACGGAGTGCTCATCGGTGCCGGTGACGGTCGCTACCTCGCCTGGGCCGGCGTGGTCGTGCTCGCCATGACCACCCCGGCGATCCTCGTCGCGGCATTCGTGACGCACTCGCTGGTGTGGGTGTGGATCGCGTTCACGGTCGTCTTCATGGGCGGCCGCTGCTGGCTGCTGACCCGGCGCGCGCGCGACGACGCCTGGCTGGTGACCGGCGCCTGA
- a CDS encoding ABC transporter substrate-binding protein, translated as MNSQPEALPRRTLMKGAVALGGITLLAACGKSVDKPTSSGVSVTDQRGSVLRLDGPAKRIVTIPFPAAAIVIAVDQSVEHLVGMNDFSWTAARDSVLASFFPDVLDVEHDVASETFAPNIESVLELNPDVVVQWSSQGDEIIKPLENAHLPVLGVEYGTLDDVETWLAMFSQMLGKPARGKAMASRLEGDRDDIAEVARRRTGTKPTVLYFLRFAEGLMVMGTETFNDEYIRLVGCENAASSVKGATEVGLEQVLSWDPDIVLVGNFDDGMPDDIYGDPRWKDVSAVASRRVYKVPLGGYRWDPPSHESPLMWNWLSAVAFPGGETTDLRAKIDDDYQFFYGMAPTPSQVDSILRLDINASSASYGQFRAS; from the coding sequence ATGAACTCCCAGCCGGAGGCACTGCCCCGCAGAACCCTGATGAAGGGAGCCGTCGCACTGGGCGGAATCACCCTGCTCGCGGCCTGTGGGAAGTCGGTGGACAAGCCGACGTCGAGCGGGGTGTCGGTGACGGACCAGCGCGGCTCGGTGCTGCGTCTGGACGGGCCCGCGAAGCGCATCGTGACCATCCCCTTTCCCGCCGCAGCCATCGTCATCGCGGTGGACCAGAGCGTCGAGCACCTGGTCGGGATGAACGACTTTTCCTGGACCGCCGCACGCGACAGCGTGCTGGCCTCTTTCTTCCCGGACGTGCTCGACGTCGAGCACGACGTCGCCAGCGAGACCTTCGCGCCGAACATCGAGAGCGTCCTCGAGCTGAATCCGGATGTCGTGGTGCAGTGGTCGAGCCAGGGTGACGAGATCATCAAGCCGCTGGAGAACGCCCACCTGCCGGTGCTGGGCGTCGAGTACGGCACGCTCGACGACGTCGAAACCTGGCTGGCCATGTTCTCGCAGATGCTGGGCAAGCCCGCCCGCGGAAAGGCGATGGCGTCCCGCCTCGAGGGTGATCGGGACGACATCGCCGAGGTGGCGCGTCGGCGCACCGGCACGAAGCCCACGGTGTTGTACTTCCTGCGCTTCGCCGAGGGTCTGATGGTGATGGGGACCGAGACGTTCAACGACGAGTACATCCGCCTCGTGGGATGCGAGAACGCGGCGTCCTCCGTCAAGGGCGCAACCGAGGTCGGCCTCGAACAGGTGCTGAGCTGGGACCCCGACATCGTGTTGGTGGGCAACTTCGACGACGGCATGCCCGACGACATCTACGGCGACCCCCGGTGGAAGGACGTCTCGGCGGTGGCGTCGCGTCGCGTCTACAAGGTTCCGTTGGGAGGCTACCGCTGGGACCCGCCGAGCCACGAGTCGCCACTGATGTGGAACTGGCTGTCCGCCGTGGCGTTCCCCGGTGGCGAGACCACCGACCTCCGGGCGAAGATCGACGACGACTACCAGTTCTTCTACGGAATGGCGCCCACCCCCTCGCAGGTCGACTCGATCCTGCGTCTGGACATCAACGCATCGTCCGCGAGCTACGGACAGTTTCGTGCTTCGTGA
- a CDS encoding ABC transporter ATP-binding protein, whose translation MLELDDVGYAYGPTGWVFRHVSLGVPPGSITAVLGPNGRGKTTLARCAAGLLTPREGSVRHNGVVGFVPQARGGAFAYRALDMVVMGRVRQVSLFGTPGRDDRTAGFDAMARIGVEHLAQRQFPTLSGGEQQLVLIARAIASEAPVLVLDEPSTGLDLHNQAQILSLLRKIVADGMSIMLTTHHPDHALYVADSVVLMGGVDDVRSGPANELLADDELTRLFGIDVQTLTYHADGTERRSIITRYGDGSDLPS comes from the coding sequence ATGCTTGAACTCGACGACGTCGGGTACGCCTACGGCCCGACCGGGTGGGTCTTCCGACACGTGAGCTTGGGCGTCCCGCCCGGGTCGATCACCGCGGTGCTGGGACCGAACGGTCGTGGCAAGACCACGCTCGCTCGATGCGCCGCCGGACTGCTGACGCCGCGGGAGGGCAGCGTCCGGCACAACGGCGTCGTCGGCTTCGTGCCGCAGGCACGCGGCGGCGCGTTCGCATACCGCGCGCTCGACATGGTGGTCATGGGGCGGGTGCGTCAGGTGAGCCTGTTCGGAACACCGGGGCGCGACGACCGGACGGCCGGGTTCGACGCCATGGCGCGGATCGGCGTCGAGCACCTGGCGCAGCGACAGTTCCCCACCCTGAGCGGTGGCGAGCAGCAACTGGTGCTCATCGCACGGGCGATCGCCTCGGAGGCGCCGGTTCTCGTGCTCGACGAGCCGTCCACCGGGCTCGACCTGCACAACCAGGCGCAGATCCTGTCGCTCCTGCGCAAGATCGTTGCCGACGGCATGTCCATCATGCTCACCACCCACCACCCCGACCATGCGCTCTACGTCGCGGACTCGGTGGTGCTCATGGGAGGTGTCGACGACGTCCGGTCCGGACCCGCCAACGAGCTGCTCGCCGACGACGAGCTGACACGGTTGTTCGGCATCGACGTGCAGACCCTGACGTACCACGCGGACGGAACCGAGCGGCGGTCCATCATCACCCGCTACGGCGACGGGAGCGACCTGCCCTCCTGA
- a CDS encoding GrpB family protein, which produces MPFPDEPFSQNLEVVEYQPGWATEGVEMAAWLARSLPGAKATDHIGSTSVPGLPAKDCIDLMVRVESLPDTDLRPLANAGYRERPEQWNRVETLGTTEHPKRVFAPPVGGRSVNIHVREAHRETTRYALLFRDFLRANDDHRDSWGRFKLRLAQECPDLYVYGQMKATVQPLLMALAEQWAAAHDWHP; this is translated from the coding sequence GTGCCCTTCCCTGACGAGCCGTTTTCTCAGAACCTGGAGGTAGTTGAGTACCAACCTGGGTGGGCCACCGAAGGCGTGGAGATGGCGGCGTGGCTAGCACGGTCGCTTCCAGGGGCGAAGGCGACCGACCACATCGGCTCGACCTCGGTGCCCGGTCTACCCGCCAAGGACTGCATCGACCTGATGGTTCGCGTCGAGAGCCTCCCGGACACAGACCTTCGCCCCCTCGCCAACGCGGGATATCGGGAGCGACCGGAGCAGTGGAATCGCGTCGAAACGCTCGGGACGACCGAGCATCCCAAGCGAGTCTTCGCCCCACCGGTCGGCGGCAGGTCGGTCAATATCCACGTCCGGGAGGCACATCGCGAGACAACGCGATACGCCCTGCTCTTTCGTGACTTCCTGCGAGCCAACGACGACCACCGTGATTCATGGGGTCGCTTCAAACTGCGCCTCGCCCAGGAGTGCCCGGACCTGTACGTCTACGGCCAGATGAAGGCAACTGTGCAGCCGCTCCTGATGGCGCTCGCCGAACAATGGGCCGCCGCACACGACTGGCACCCGTAA
- the rplI gene encoding 50S ribosomal protein L9: MKLILTQEVTGLGAAGDVVEVKDGYGRNYLVPRGVAIRWTRGAEKTVESITAARTSRAVRDRDHAVQIKAKLEANPVALKVRAGESGRLFGAVTSADIATALTDASGEPVDKRTIVVGNSIKALGNHEVSVKLDDEVFATVALNVIPA, from the coding sequence ATGAAGCTCATCCTGACCCAGGAAGTGACCGGGCTCGGTGCCGCCGGCGACGTGGTCGAGGTCAAGGACGGCTACGGCCGTAACTACCTCGTCCCGCGTGGTGTGGCGATCCGCTGGACCCGTGGCGCCGAGAAGACCGTCGAGTCGATCACGGCCGCCCGCACCTCGCGTGCGGTCCGTGACCGCGACCACGCCGTGCAGATCAAGGCGAAGCTCGAGGCCAACCCGGTTGCCCTCAAGGTGCGCGCGGGCGAGAGCGGCCGTCTGTTCGGCGCCGTCACCTCGGCCGACATCGCCACCGCCCTGACCGATGCGTCGGGCGAGCCCGTCGACAAGCGGACCATCGTGGTCGGCAACTCGATCAAGGCGCTCGGCAACCACGAGGTCTCGGTCAAGCTCGACGACGAGGTGTTCGCCACGGTGGCCCTCAACGTCATCCCGGCCTGA
- a CDS encoding VOC family protein gives MALRLQAVTFDVADASAVAAFWAGLLDRDVLVESRGALVPGDEMQVGLRFVSSDAEQIGPRLLHLHLTSSSPADQQRTVETVLRLGGRHIDVGQEPDDDFVVLADPGGNELCVIGSGNNFLAGTGHLGEVTCSGTRNVGVFWRDALSWPLVWDENEETAVQSPLGGTKVSWGGPPVEPQHGPNRQRFDLVTDDLSGETDRLISLGATRLGALADGIELTDVDGNKFGLHTA, from the coding sequence GTGGCGTTGCGACTCCAAGCGGTGACCTTCGACGTGGCCGATGCGTCGGCGGTTGCGGCGTTCTGGGCCGGGCTGCTCGATCGGGATGTCCTCGTAGAGTCCCGCGGCGCACTGGTGCCGGGTGACGAGATGCAGGTGGGGCTCAGGTTCGTGTCCTCCGACGCTGAACAGATCGGACCGCGACTACTGCACCTCCACCTGACCAGTAGCAGCCCGGCGGACCAGCAGCGGACCGTCGAAACGGTGCTGCGCCTTGGAGGTAGGCATATCGACGTGGGTCAGGAGCCCGATGACGACTTCGTCGTGCTTGCCGACCCGGGTGGGAACGAGCTATGTGTGATTGGGTCGGGCAACAACTTTCTGGCCGGCACTGGCCATCTGGGCGAGGTCACCTGTAGCGGAACCAGGAATGTCGGCGTGTTCTGGCGCGATGCACTGAGCTGGCCGCTGGTGTGGGACGAGAACGAGGAGACCGCGGTGCAGTCGCCGCTCGGCGGCACGAAGGTCTCGTGGGGCGGCCCGCCGGTCGAACCCCAGCACGGACCGAACCGGCAGCGCTTCGACCTGGTCACTGATGACCTCAGCGGCGAGACGGACCGGCTCATCTCGCTCGGCGCCACCCGCCTTGGCGCCCTCGCTGACGGTATCGAGCTCACCGACGTGGACGGCAACAAGTTCGGCCTGCACACAGCCTGA
- a CDS encoding IS1380 family transposase, whose amino-acid sequence MQLCHTPRATSAVFDDPNLVSSAGLVPVLALARSAGLQELAQAHLTVPTDKGANAGLKVSSLVAGMVAGADSIDDMALLRHGGMGRVFTNAYAPSTLGSFLRTFSFGHVRQLDAVASRFLAGLAEQAPLIVTSPDTSERVMIDIDDTIVEVHGHAKQGSGYGYSGVRGLNALLAVVSTSQSAPVIVAHRLRKGSCGSPRGAKRLVADALKTTSKLPAKSDLRPMLRADSAFYGAEVVNAALRGGADISVTVRMDPKVKAAIATIGDDAWTTIEYTDAVFDEPTNTWVSRAEVAEIPFTAFTSKKKADQVTGRLVVRRIPDLNTSAKNGQETLFDTWRFHAFFTTTDPAVAGTVAADKTHRGHAIIEQVHSDLKGSALAHLPSGKFAANAAWLVLAVIAFNLTRAAATITGPGLAKATTATIRRKLIAVPARVASSARRVTLHLPTGWPWETAWSDLFTRACGPPPAPTT is encoded by the coding sequence ATGCAACTTTGCCACACGCCCCGTGCCACGTCGGCAGTGTTCGATGATCCCAATCTCGTGTCGTCGGCCGGGCTGGTCCCGGTCCTCGCGCTGGCCCGATCCGCGGGACTCCAGGAACTGGCCCAAGCCCACCTCACTGTGCCGACCGACAAGGGCGCGAACGCGGGGTTGAAGGTGTCCTCGCTGGTCGCCGGGATGGTCGCCGGCGCGGACAGCATCGATGACATGGCGCTGCTCCGTCACGGCGGGATGGGCCGGGTGTTCACGAACGCCTACGCGCCCTCGACGCTGGGTTCGTTCCTGCGCACGTTCAGCTTCGGCCACGTCCGCCAGCTCGACGCTGTCGCCTCGAGGTTCTTGGCCGGGCTGGCCGAGCAGGCACCGCTGATCGTGACCTCACCTGACACCAGCGAGCGGGTGATGATCGACATCGACGACACCATCGTCGAGGTCCACGGGCACGCCAAGCAGGGCTCTGGCTACGGCTACTCCGGCGTGCGTGGGCTCAACGCGCTGCTCGCTGTCGTGTCCACGAGCCAGTCCGCGCCGGTGATCGTGGCCCACCGGCTCCGGAAGGGATCATGTGGTTCACCGCGGGGCGCGAAACGCCTGGTCGCCGACGCGTTGAAGACCACCAGCAAACTGCCCGCCAAGTCCGATCTGCGCCCGATGCTGCGAGCCGACTCCGCGTTCTACGGCGCCGAGGTGGTCAACGCGGCGTTGCGCGGTGGCGCCGACATCTCGGTCACCGTGCGAATGGATCCCAAGGTCAAGGCGGCGATCGCCACCATCGGTGACGATGCCTGGACCACCATCGAGTACACCGACGCCGTCTTCGATGAACCCACCAACACGTGGGTCTCCCGCGCCGAGGTCGCCGAGATTCCGTTCACCGCGTTCACTTCCAAGAAGAAAGCCGACCAAGTCACCGGACGGCTCGTGGTCCGCCGGATCCCCGACCTCAACACGTCCGCCAAGAATGGTCAGGAGACGTTGTTCGACACCTGGCGCTTCCACGCCTTCTTCACCACCACAGACCCGGCCGTGGCCGGCACGGTGGCCGCGGACAAGACCCACCGCGGCCACGCGATCATCGAACAGGTCCACTCCGACCTCAAGGGCTCCGCCCTCGCGCATCTGCCATCGGGAAAGTTCGCAGCGAACGCCGCCTGGCTCGTGCTGGCCGTCATAGCGTTCAACCTGACCAGAGCAGCCGCGACCATCACCGGCCCGGGACTCGCCAAAGCCACCACCGCGACCATCCGCCGCAAGCTGATCGCCGTGCCCGCCCGGGTCGCCTCCTCGGCACGAAGAGTGACTCTGCACCTCCCGACCGGATGGCCCTGGGAGACCGCCTGGAGCGACCTGTTCACCCGGGCCTGCGGACCACCACCGGCACCGACGACCTGA
- the dnaB gene encoding replicative DNA helicase produces MCVTEDNLQGSPDVTFDDHWGDGPSPFAPGEATSRPGDRTPPQDPAAEQSVLGAMLLSKDAIADVSEVVRGVDFYRPAHEIIHDAIIDLYGRGEPADPVTVAAELHRRGELQRVGGAPYLHTLSANVPIAANAAYYGEIVREKSILRRLVDAGTKIVQIGYAGEGQVDDVVDQAQAEVYKITDRRTAEDYAPLSDIMNGVLDEIEAIGNREAGLYGVPTGFADLDDLTNGLHSGQMIIVAARPAMGKSTLALDLCRAASIHNNMTSVFFSLEMTRSEITMRLLSAEAKVPLNHIRNGNMSEDDWDKLAKKMGEVSSAPMFIDDSPNMTMMEIRAKARRLKQRHDLRLIVIDYMQLMSSGKKVESRQLEVSEFSRQIKLLAKELSVPIIALSQLNRGPEQRGDKRPMMSDLRESGSLEQDADMVILLHRDDVYEKESTRPGEADLIVAKHRNGPTRDLTVAFQGHYSRFVDMAH; encoded by the coding sequence ATGTGCGTCACCGAGGACAACCTGCAGGGCTCTCCAGACGTGACGTTCGACGATCACTGGGGCGACGGCCCGTCGCCGTTCGCTCCCGGCGAGGCGACCTCGCGCCCGGGTGACCGCACGCCCCCGCAGGACCCCGCCGCCGAGCAGAGCGTGCTCGGCGCGATGCTGCTCTCCAAGGACGCCATCGCCGACGTGTCGGAGGTGGTCCGCGGCGTCGACTTCTACCGCCCGGCCCACGAGATCATCCACGACGCGATCATCGACCTCTACGGACGCGGCGAGCCCGCGGACCCGGTCACCGTCGCCGCCGAGCTGCATCGGCGCGGCGAGCTGCAGCGGGTCGGCGGCGCGCCGTACCTCCACACGCTCTCGGCCAACGTCCCGATCGCGGCCAACGCTGCCTACTACGGCGAGATCGTGCGCGAGAAGTCGATCCTGCGTCGCCTCGTCGACGCCGGCACCAAGATCGTGCAGATCGGCTACGCCGGCGAGGGCCAGGTCGACGACGTGGTCGACCAGGCGCAGGCCGAGGTCTACAAGATCACCGACCGGCGTACGGCCGAGGACTACGCCCCGCTCAGCGACATCATGAACGGCGTCCTCGACGAGATCGAGGCCATCGGCAACCGCGAGGCCGGCCTGTACGGCGTCCCGACCGGCTTCGCCGACCTCGACGACCTCACCAACGGTCTGCACTCCGGCCAGATGATCATCGTCGCGGCCCGCCCGGCCATGGGGAAGTCGACTTTGGCACTAGACTTATGTAGGGCCGCGTCGATCCACAACAACATGACCAGCGTCTTCTTCAGCCTCGAGATGACGCGCTCCGAGATCACCATGCGCCTGCTCTCGGCCGAGGCGAAGGTGCCGCTGAACCACATCCGCAACGGCAACATGAGCGAGGACGACTGGGACAAGCTCGCCAAGAAGATGGGCGAGGTCTCCAGCGCGCCGATGTTCATCGACGACTCCCCGAACATGACGATGATGGAGATCCGGGCCAAGGCCCGCCGGCTCAAGCAGCGCCACGACCTGCGGCTCATCGTCATCGACTACATGCAGCTGATGAGCTCGGGCAAGAAGGTCGAGTCCCGCCAGCTCGAGGTCTCGGAGTTCTCGCGGCAGATCAAGCTGCTGGCCAAGGAGCTCAGCGTGCCGATCATCGCGCTCTCCCAGCTCAACCGTGGTCCCGAGCAGCGCGGCGACAAGCGCCCGATGATGAGTGACCTGCGTGAGTCCGGCTCGCTCGAGCAGGACGCCGACATGGTGATCCTGCTCCACCGCGACGACGTCTACGAGAAGGAGTCGACCCGTCCCGGCGAGGCCGACCTGATCGTGGCCAAGCACCGCAACGGCCCTACCCGCGACCTGACCGTGGCCTTCCAGGGTCACTACTCGCGCTTCGTCGACATGGCGCACTGA
- a CDS encoding GNAT family N-acetyltransferase — MSDTPEGLEIVPLTPDTWTMFDAMVARHNGIFGGCWCIWFHPDSDERGQGAEANRALKKRYVEQCAAHAALVVDGGEAVAWAEYGTPAELPNIHHRKQYDAEADLTPDYRVTCIFVDKRYRRRGLAETALLGAVDLISQAGGGVVEGYPHVPGEKKMSSSFLYNGTRAMYERCGFDFVRPKGMKNTVMRRTVAPAG; from the coding sequence ATGAGCGACACACCCGAGGGCCTCGAGATCGTCCCGCTCACACCCGACACCTGGACGATGTTCGACGCCATGGTCGCCCGCCATAACGGGATCTTCGGCGGCTGCTGGTGCATCTGGTTCCACCCCGACAGCGACGAGCGCGGCCAGGGCGCGGAGGCCAACCGGGCGCTGAAGAAGCGCTATGTCGAGCAGTGCGCGGCCCACGCGGCGCTCGTCGTCGACGGCGGCGAAGCGGTGGCGTGGGCGGAGTACGGCACGCCGGCCGAGCTCCCCAACATCCACCACCGCAAGCAGTACGACGCCGAGGCCGACCTCACCCCCGACTACCGGGTGACCTGCATCTTCGTCGACAAGCGGTACCGTCGGCGCGGGCTGGCCGAGACCGCGCTCCTCGGCGCGGTCGACCTGATCTCCCAGGCAGGCGGCGGCGTCGTCGAGGGCTACCCGCACGTGCCGGGCGAGAAGAAGATGTCCTCCTCGTTCCTCTACAACGGCACCCGGGCGATGTACGAGCGCTGCGGCTTCGACTTCGTGCGGCCCAAGGGGATGAAGAACACCGTCATGCGGCGCACCGTCGCCCCGGCCGGCTGA
- a CDS encoding iron ABC transporter permease yields MVAAVALVVVAVVAMSLGRFSVSAWHVLQILGAEVLPTGGDFTDPERTVVVLIRLPRILLAVLVGGGLGIAGAALQATFRNPLVSPEIIGVSAGASLGGALALFLGLGSFFLVGGAFAFGLAALGLLFVLTMGRSGTPMLMVVLGGVVVGSFFSALVGLVTYFADPLTTLPAIVFWLLGSLATATFAKVAVAVAPILGGAAVLLLLRWRINVLSLGDEEATSVGLRPGRMRWVILLASALVVAGAVAVSGVVGWVGLVIPHLARIWVGPDHRVLLPVSFLVGAVYLVVIDTVARTASGGEIPLGVLTALIGAPVFFWLLRRNRDRIWDHA; encoded by the coding sequence ATGGTCGCGGCGGTGGCGCTGGTCGTCGTTGCCGTCGTCGCCATGTCCCTCGGGCGTTTCAGCGTGTCCGCGTGGCACGTGCTGCAGATCCTCGGCGCGGAGGTCCTGCCGACCGGCGGGGACTTCACCGACCCCGAGCGCACCGTCGTCGTCCTGATCCGGTTGCCGCGCATCCTTCTTGCGGTGCTCGTCGGCGGGGGGCTCGGCATCGCCGGCGCGGCACTGCAGGCGACGTTCCGCAACCCGTTGGTCAGCCCGGAGATCATCGGCGTCTCGGCGGGCGCGTCCCTCGGTGGTGCGCTGGCGCTGTTCCTCGGCCTCGGGTCGTTCTTCCTCGTGGGTGGTGCCTTCGCGTTCGGCCTGGCTGCCCTCGGACTGCTGTTCGTGCTCACAATGGGTCGGTCGGGCACTCCGATGCTCATGGTGGTGCTCGGCGGCGTGGTGGTGGGGTCGTTCTTCTCCGCCCTCGTCGGTCTGGTCACGTACTTCGCCGATCCCCTCACCACCCTGCCGGCCATCGTCTTCTGGCTGCTGGGCAGCCTCGCCACCGCCACCTTCGCGAAGGTCGCCGTCGCGGTCGCGCCGATCCTCGGCGGTGCGGCGGTGCTACTGCTGCTGCGCTGGCGGATCAACGTGCTCTCCCTGGGGGACGAGGAGGCAACGTCCGTGGGGCTGCGTCCGGGCCGGATGCGCTGGGTGATTCTCCTGGCGAGCGCCCTCGTCGTCGCCGGAGCCGTGGCCGTGAGCGGCGTGGTCGGCTGGGTCGGCCTGGTCATCCCGCACCTGGCCCGGATATGGGTGGGTCCGGACCACCGGGTGCTGCTCCCGGTCTCGTTCCTCGTGGGCGCGGTCTACCTGGTCGTCATCGACACCGTGGCACGCACGGCCAGTGGTGGAGAGATCCCGCTCGGCGTGCTGACCGCGCTGATCGGCGCACCGGTGTTCTTCTGGCTGCTGCGCCGCAACCGGGACCGGATCTGGGACCATGCTTGA
- a CDS encoding DUF6390 family protein — translation MADLLTSRPPGRTPVSGPVLFARYAFPPNSHGYCGPNDHQSFFEHGVTGKDERGLRALSQQFAGAWPYLQLIAAELGLDDPLDRRVVDAYWVGNSRLNQVSTRAIGNSMEERFRYRAGPGFSALTESVVAGGVPHHSFVVFCIYPWTGLLSDGRKAAHALTVLDQCRIRWGKVLAVQGDQVVVESTPLVWDGRTLAFGDLMTETVQRSVDGTSLMDDVTEGDWVSMHWEWVCDVLSYRQVRYLRDFTARHLRIVNEGNLHKGPAALLGT, via the coding sequence ATGGCTGACCTGCTCACATCCCGTCCGCCCGGACGGACACCGGTCTCCGGGCCGGTCCTGTTTGCCCGCTACGCGTTCCCGCCGAACTCCCACGGTTACTGCGGTCCCAATGATCATCAGTCGTTCTTCGAGCACGGGGTGACCGGCAAGGACGAGCGCGGCCTGAGGGCGTTGTCTCAGCAGTTCGCCGGAGCGTGGCCGTACCTGCAGCTCATCGCCGCGGAGTTGGGTCTGGACGATCCCCTCGATCGTCGGGTCGTGGACGCCTACTGGGTGGGTAACTCCCGGCTCAACCAGGTCTCGACCCGAGCGATCGGCAACTCGATGGAGGAACGGTTTCGGTATCGGGCCGGCCCCGGCTTCTCCGCGCTCACCGAGAGCGTGGTCGCCGGGGGCGTCCCGCACCACAGCTTCGTGGTCTTCTGCATCTACCCGTGGACCGGCCTGCTCAGTGACGGGCGCAAGGCCGCCCATGCCTTGACGGTGCTCGACCAGTGCCGCATCCGCTGGGGCAAGGTCCTGGCGGTCCAGGGGGACCAGGTGGTGGTGGAGTCGACGCCGCTGGTCTGGGACGGCCGGACCCTCGCGTTCGGAGATCTGATGACCGAGACGGTCCAGCGCTCGGTCGACGGAACGAGCCTGATGGACGACGTGACCGAGGGGGATTGGGTCTCCATGCACTGGGAGTGGGTCTGTGACGTCTTGAGCTACCGGCAAGTCCGCTACCTGCGTGACTTCACCGCGCGACATCTGCGCATCGTCAATGAAGGAAACCTGCACAAAGGACCGGCCGCCCTTTTGGGCACCTGA